A region of Rhizobium grahamii DNA encodes the following proteins:
- the fhuF gene encoding siderophore-iron reductase FhuF, giving the protein MPMESEPVGLSPAFVGDHAWCQERMMLSADLPDGIPLPTFFAAGGEFEHAIERYMAKSNGTDRRAVVSMWSLYYFSGLTIPYLLARRLANQSLPVDFRSMTIALHPDGLPRAFGVPHKGTTCAATDDSFESVSDLMETHLNETVARLKGCGLSAKLCWNNAAVYVDYVMRLTSADKSMENDLPLFIRGCLPDGGVNPFCGCVHYVEDEGERVARRKICCLRYMLPGIPSCGKRCALPSQRTPS; this is encoded by the coding sequence ATGCCCATGGAGAGCGAACCTGTCGGCCTCTCGCCGGCATTCGTCGGTGACCATGCCTGGTGCCAGGAACGCATGATGCTGTCTGCGGACCTGCCTGACGGCATTCCGCTGCCCACCTTCTTCGCGGCCGGTGGCGAGTTCGAGCATGCCATCGAGCGGTATATGGCCAAGAGTAACGGCACCGATCGGCGCGCGGTCGTTTCGATGTGGTCGCTCTATTATTTTTCCGGCCTGACCATTCCCTACCTCCTGGCGCGGCGGCTCGCCAACCAGTCGCTGCCGGTCGATTTCCGCAGTATGACGATTGCGCTGCATCCGGATGGATTGCCGCGGGCTTTCGGCGTTCCGCACAAGGGAACGACATGCGCGGCGACAGACGACAGCTTCGAGAGTGTCTCCGATCTGATGGAGACGCATCTGAACGAGACGGTCGCGAGATTGAAAGGTTGCGGGCTTTCAGCCAAGCTTTGCTGGAACAATGCCGCCGTCTACGTCGACTATGTCATGCGACTGACGTCAGCGGACAAGTCGATGGAGAACGACCTGCCGCTTTTCATTCGCGGCTGCCTGCCCGATGGGGGCGTCAATCCGTTCTGTGGCTGCGTGCACTACGTCGAGGATGAGGGAGAACGTGTTGCCAGGCGCAAGATCTGCTGCCTGCGTTACATGCTGCCGGGCATCCCGAGCTGCGGCAAGCGCTGCGCCTTGCCGAGCCAGCGAACGCCATCCTAG